The proteins below come from a single Afipia felis ATCC 53690 genomic window:
- a CDS encoding DUF3971 domain-containing protein, whose product MQDSKPQKASRPQTSHWDAPEWEDERCHQARRLLKRRRVGLHRLTAPFTRLTHRILDTVWLRRTLATFGVLAVIFGVGFFGLWLRLGAGPINLDVVTPWLASAIEQNLGRDHTVEVGGTQIERAGRIRVAVRLRDIVVRDHNKAIVASAPKAEVRLSGMALLFGTLRAETLRLVDAELSVRITPDGEVIVSTAGTTQPLATGKVPTKPLVIAPPDYPQTPVASGQQPSAVPASAPGLLAVMNWLDTLGSRGLDGQSLNEIGLRNGSLLVDDQQSKTKFSFDNISLSLRRPSAGGVVMTVGEEGADAWSLRVGVGAPANGVRPVELVANKVPTKNLILAARLKDFTYTTDGMLLSGEIKGEVGRDGLPTYLGGVLSIGRGSIIDRATPDYPMAIDHIEARLDWDAGRRVMVAPFQIASGSNRVTSLAHLEAPNGRTPNWQLGLSGGTILLAGPKGENPVIFNRIAVRLRFDTEHRRIVMTQCDISNGDVGVAGSGAVDYSVPAAQVQLGLATTAMPASTLKNIWPILIAPEVREWLIDRVNSGTLQHLDIAVNAPIHTLARGGPPIPDEGLSVDFSASGVELHPLDEMPVVHNADMKGHVSGRTVKVTIGQGGVDTPAGRKLTISDVLFQVPDLVPKPAPASVRFRIDGPVPAAAEILQSDRLKDVSGNMIDPATSKGNVAAVITLNMPLKTALTKEDTKYSVNVDLGAISIDKLAMNQKLEANALKLVADNQGYRVKGDVKIAGQPASIDYHKDADGDADIRLAATLDDNARAKLGVDLGPSVSGAIPVKISGKIGGDDSKLGVEADLTPAKIDNILPGWTKLAGKAGRITFNVVHKPQGTRFEDVVIDGSGTSIKGTVEVDQNNDLVSAVFPTFSPSEGDKASLRAERTSDGSLKVTLRGDVFDGRGFIKSALSGSTKSNAGKSAVKLDNFDVDAKLGAIAGYYGEALRSVDLKLSRRAGTIRAFSLSGKLGRDTPVTGSLRSRGRGGRDLLFVETHDAGALFRFTDTYSKMVGGEMWVAMDTPTADDTPQEGLLNVTDFTVKGEAALDRVVNNGGNVNPKGIAFTRMRTEFTRQTGQLRIKDGVVRGPAVGATIEGDIDYTSNQVRMSGTFVPMYGLNNMFGQIPIVGLVLGGGSNEGLIGVTYEVVGTPGAPVLRVNPISAMAPGVLRKIFDFNTGKQQSLPPDFQSMQ is encoded by the coding sequence ATGCAGGACTCGAAGCCTCAGAAAGCGTCGCGACCTCAGACCAGCCATTGGGATGCTCCCGAGTGGGAGGATGAGCGCTGCCATCAGGCACGCCGTCTGCTGAAGCGCCGCCGCGTCGGCCTGCATCGCCTGACCGCGCCGTTCACAAGGCTCACGCATCGGATTCTGGATACCGTCTGGCTGCGCCGGACCCTCGCCACTTTTGGTGTTCTCGCCGTCATCTTCGGTGTCGGCTTTTTCGGATTGTGGCTGCGTCTCGGTGCGGGGCCGATCAATCTTGACGTCGTCACCCCGTGGCTTGCTTCCGCCATCGAGCAGAACCTCGGGCGCGACCACACCGTCGAGGTCGGCGGCACTCAGATCGAACGCGCAGGGCGGATCAGAGTCGCGGTACGCCTGCGTGACATCGTGGTGCGCGACCATAACAAGGCAATCGTCGCGAGCGCGCCGAAAGCGGAAGTCCGCCTGTCCGGCATGGCGCTTCTGTTCGGCACGCTGCGTGCAGAGACGCTGCGACTCGTCGATGCCGAATTGTCGGTGCGGATTACGCCGGACGGCGAAGTGATCGTTTCGACCGCGGGCACCACGCAGCCGCTCGCCACGGGCAAGGTGCCGACGAAACCGTTGGTGATCGCGCCGCCAGACTATCCGCAGACACCGGTTGCGTCGGGACAACAGCCGTCAGCGGTTCCGGCGTCCGCGCCCGGCCTGCTTGCCGTGATGAACTGGCTCGACACGCTCGGCTCCAGGGGGCTCGACGGTCAGAGTCTGAACGAGATCGGTTTGCGCAACGGCTCGCTGCTGGTCGACGACCAGCAGAGCAAGACGAAATTTTCCTTCGACAATATCAGCCTTAGCCTGAGGCGGCCGTCTGCGGGCGGCGTCGTTATGACCGTGGGCGAGGAAGGCGCTGACGCCTGGTCGCTGCGCGTCGGCGTCGGCGCGCCAGCGAACGGCGTGCGCCCCGTCGAACTCGTCGCCAACAAGGTGCCGACCAAGAACTTGATCCTCGCCGCGCGGCTGAAGGACTTCACCTACACCACCGATGGCATGTTGCTGAGCGGCGAGATCAAGGGCGAGGTCGGTCGCGACGGCTTGCCGACCTATCTCGGCGGCGTCCTGTCCATCGGCAGGGGCAGCATCATCGATCGCGCCACGCCGGACTATCCGATGGCGATCGATCACATCGAGGCGCGGCTCGATTGGGATGCAGGGAGGCGCGTCATGGTCGCGCCGTTCCAGATTGCATCGGGCAGCAATCGCGTGACATCGCTCGCGCATCTCGAAGCTCCCAACGGACGCACGCCGAACTGGCAGCTCGGCCTGTCTGGCGGAACGATCCTGCTCGCCGGTCCCAAAGGCGAAAATCCGGTCATCTTCAATCGCATTGCGGTGCGGTTGCGGTTCGATACCGAACATCGCCGGATCGTCATGACCCAGTGCGATATCAGCAACGGGGATGTCGGAGTTGCGGGCTCAGGCGCGGTCGATTACTCGGTACCGGCGGCACAGGTCCAACTCGGTCTTGCCACCACGGCGATGCCTGCGTCGACGCTGAAGAACATCTGGCCGATCCTGATCGCCCCGGAAGTGCGCGAATGGTTGATCGATCGCGTTAACAGCGGCACGCTGCAGCATCTCGATATCGCGGTGAATGCGCCGATCCATACGCTTGCGCGTGGCGGTCCGCCGATTCCGGATGAGGGTCTGTCGGTCGATTTCTCGGCGTCAGGCGTAGAACTGCACCCGCTGGACGAAATGCCTGTGGTCCACAACGCTGATATGAAAGGCCATGTTAGCGGCAGGACGGTGAAGGTCACAATCGGTCAGGGCGGCGTCGATACGCCGGCTGGGCGCAAGCTCACGATCTCCGATGTCCTGTTCCAGGTTCCTGATCTGGTGCCGAAGCCCGCGCCCGCCAGCGTGCGATTCCGCATCGACGGACCGGTGCCGGCTGCCGCCGAAATCCTGCAATCGGACCGGCTAAAAGACGTGAGCGGGAACATGATCGATCCCGCCACCAGCAAGGGTAATGTCGCGGCGGTCATCACGCTGAACATGCCGCTGAAGACCGCGCTGACCAAGGAAGACACCAAATATTCCGTCAACGTCGATCTCGGCGCCATCTCGATCGACAAGCTCGCGATGAACCAGAAGCTGGAAGCCAATGCGCTCAAGCTCGTTGCCGACAATCAGGGGTATCGCGTCAAGGGCGACGTGAAGATCGCGGGTCAGCCAGCTTCGATCGATTATCACAAGGATGCCGACGGCGATGCGGACATCCGTCTCGCGGCGACGCTGGACGACAACGCGCGTGCCAAGCTCGGGGTCGACCTCGGACCGAGTGTCTCTGGCGCGATCCCGGTGAAGATCAGCGGCAAGATCGGTGGCGACGACAGCAAGCTCGGCGTAGAGGCGGATCTTACGCCCGCCAAGATCGACAACATCCTGCCGGGCTGGACCAAACTCGCCGGTAAGGCAGGCCGTATCACTTTCAACGTGGTTCACAAGCCGCAAGGCACGCGCTTCGAGGATGTCGTCATCGACGGCAGCGGGACATCGATCAAGGGGACCGTCGAAGTTGATCAGAATAATGATCTGGTCAGCGCGGTATTTCCGACGTTCTCACCGTCCGAAGGCGACAAGGCTTCGCTCAGGGCGGAGCGGACGAGCGACGGCTCGCTCAAGGTCACGCTGCGTGGCGACGTGTTCGACGGACGCGGGTTCATCAAGAGCGCACTGTCCGGCAGCACGAAGAGCAACGCCGGCAAGTCGGCGGTCAAGCTCGACAATTTTGATGTCGATGCCAAGCTTGGTGCGATTGCAGGTTATTATGGCGAAGCGCTTCGCAGCGTCGATCTCAAGCTATCGCGGCGTGCCGGCACGATCCGTGCTTTTTCGCTGTCCGGAAAACTGGGGCGGGACACGCCGGTGACCGGTAGCCTGCGCTCGCGCGGGCGGGGAGGCCGCGATTTGCTGTTCGTCGAAACACACGATGCGGGAGCGCTCTTCCGTTTCACCGACACCTATTCGAAGATGGTCGGCGGCGAGATGTGGGTGGCGATGGATACGCCGACGGCTGATGATACGCCGCAGGAGGGACTCCTCAACGTCACCGATTTCACTGTCAAGGGAGAGGCGGCGCTGGACCGCGTGGTCAACAATGGCGGCAACGTCAATCCGAAGGGCATTGCCTTCACGCGCATGCGCACCGAATTCACCCGCCAGACCGGCCAGCTTCGGATCAAGGACGGCGTGGTGCGCGGGCCTGCCGTCGGCGCGACCATTGAGGGTGACATCGATTATACATCCAATCAGGTGCGGATGAGCGGCACCTTCGTGCCGATGTACGGGCTCAACAACATGTTCGGGCAGATTCCGATTGTGGGCCTGGTGCTCGGCGGCGGCAGCAACGAGGGACTAATCGGCGTGACCTATGAAGTCGTCGGCACGCCGGGCGCGCCCGTGCTGCGCGTCAATCCGATCTCGGCGATGGCGCCGGGCGTGCTGCGCAAGATTTTCGACTTCAACACCGGCAAGCAGCAAAGCCTGCCGCCGGATTTCCAGTCCATGCAGTAA
- the bcp gene encoding thioredoxin-dependent thiol peroxidase: MARKTNKKTSKKVSAKASKKSPRKAVPKAGGTKAVSPRAKTPLNKIPLNKTPAAEKAAGKTHALAEGMAAPTFRLSRDDGSSVSLKDFAGRNLVLYFYPRADTPGCTLEAADFTRLASRFEAADTAILGVSADPQAALQRFRKKHALSIALASDETHAMLEAYGVWGEKTFMGRTFDGILRTTVWIDPKGKIVRIWRNVKVAGHAEAVLDAIRGVFS; this comes from the coding sequence ATGGCAAGGAAAACCAACAAGAAAACCTCCAAGAAGGTCTCCGCGAAGGCGTCCAAGAAGTCACCCCGGAAAGCCGTCCCGAAAGCGGGCGGAACGAAGGCTGTTTCGCCGCGGGCCAAGACGCCACTGAACAAGATCCCCCTGAATAAGACGCCAGCGGCGGAGAAAGCTGCCGGCAAGACCCATGCTCTCGCCGAAGGCATGGCAGCACCAACCTTCCGGCTGTCTCGCGACGACGGCAGCAGCGTCTCGCTGAAGGACTTCGCCGGGCGCAACCTCGTCCTGTATTTCTATCCGCGCGCGGATACACCCGGCTGCACGCTGGAGGCCGCCGACTTCACCCGCCTCGCCTCCCGCTTCGAGGCGGCCGACACCGCGATTCTCGGCGTCTCCGCCGATCCGCAGGCCGCCCTGCAGCGCTTCCGCAAGAAGCACGCGCTCAGCATCGCCCTCGCCTCGGACGAGACGCACGCCATGCTCGAGGCTTACGGCGTGTGGGGCGAAAAAACCTTTATGGGAAGGACCTTCGACGGAATTCTTCGCACAACGGTTTGGATCGATCCAAAAGGCAAAATTGTCCGGATCTGGCGGAACGTCAAAGTCGCGGGCCATGCCGAAGCAGTGCTCGACGCCATTCGCGGGGTGTTTTCCTGA